DNA sequence from the Streptomyces tsukubensis genome:
GATCGACACGCCGTAATCGACCACGATCTCCAGGTCGAGCGCCGTCTGCACCTCGCCGACCTCGGCCTTCACCCCACGGCTGACACTGGCCTTGCCACCGCCCGGCACCCGGTCGCGGACCGCGCCGAAGGTACGGGAGAGGCCGCTGCCCATGGCATGGACGCCGACCACATCGCGCGCCGCGAGCCCCGCGATCTTCTCGACGACACCGTCCGCGATGGTGGTACGGCCCCGGGACCCGGGGTCGCCACCGCCGCGCTTGGTGACGGACGTCCTCCTCGGCTCGCCGCCCGAGCCGACTCCGGTGCTGGCGGTGTCACTCATGCCGGTGTCCTTTCCAGGCCTCTGCTCACGGCCCTGCTGACGGCCCTGCTGACAGTGCCGGGCGCCACGGGCGGCGGCCGGTGTGCCGCCTTGCGCGACCCGGCCGCATCCGCCTGATGAATGCACCCTTTCGCCCCACATTAAGGGGAAATGCAGTGTCTTGCGTCGGGGAGTACGGCAGGCTGGGGTCATGACCACTGCTGACGCGGTACGGGAGCGGCTCGCCCCCGGCAGGCTGCTGCCGCTGGGCCCCGCCGAGGACGGCGCCTGGCTGACGGAGCGGGCCGCCCGGGCGGTGCTGCGCCGGGCGGCGGACCCGATCGCGGGGGTACGGCTGATCGGGTCGCGCCGGGGTGTTCCGGGGGTACGGCTGGCCCTGGACGATCCCGAGTCGGCGGCCGTCTCCCCCGTACCGCCGCCGCCCGGGGCACTGCCGCACGGACCGCTGAGGATCACCGGGGAGGTCGCGGTGGAGCGGGCGGCACTGGCCCGCGCACCGCTGCCCGAACTGGCGTCGGAGCTGCGCGGCGCCCTGCTCACCGCGGCGGAGGAGACGCTGGGTCTGGTCGTGGCCGGGGCCGACCTCCGGATGGCACAACTGCTCGACACGGCGGCGGATCCGGCGGAGTCGAACGAAGCGGCGCCGCCGTCCACGGTGCCCGCCGACGGGCCGGTGGCCGAGGCGGTCGCGGGCGTGGAGGGGGTCGCCGGGCTGACGGGCACCCTGGGCCGTCCGGTGCACCGGACGGAGAACCGGGTGCGGGTGGAGTTCGCGGTGGCCGCCGGTCACCGCCCCCTGACGGTCGTCCGAGCGGTCCGCGCGGCAGTGGCCCCCCTGGTCGCGGGCATCCCGGTAGCCGTGCTGGTCACGGAGGTCCGTACGGCGGGCGGGCCGGACGGCTGAGGGCCCGGCACCCCCGGCGAGTGCCGGCGGCCGGGCCCGGACCGCACCGTCAGTCGCCGAGGCCCGCCAAGTCCCGCAGCCGGCGGGCCTGCGCCGCGCGTTCGGCGGTGCGCTGCTCTTCGTACGAGCGGGTGACCGCGCCCTGGAGCAGCGCCTTCGTCTCGACGACCGCATCCCGTGGACCGGCGAGCAGGGCGGTCGTCAGATCGGCGACCGCCGAGTCGAGTTCGGCTCCTGGCACGACCAGATTGGCCAAGCCGGTGCGTTCGGCCTCCTCCGCATGGACGAAGCGGCCGGTGACGCAGATCTCCAGGGCACGGGCATAGCCGACCAGGGAGACCAAGGGGTGGGTGCCGGTGAGATCGGGCACCAGCCCGAGACCGGTCTCGCGCATGGCGAACTGGGCGTCCTCCGCGACGATCCGCAGATCGCAGGCGAGGGCGAGCTGGAAACCCGCACCGACGGCATGCCCCTGCACCGCGGCGACCGAGATCAGATCGGGCCGCCGCCACCAGGTGAACGCCTCCTGGTACTCGGCGATCACGGCGTCCAGCGCGGCATCGTCACTGCGCGCCAGGTCCAGGAAGGACGGCTCGCCTTCGAAGCCCTCGGGCGTGAACGCCTGCCGGTCGAGCCCCGCGGAGAAGGACCGGCCCTCGGCGCGCAGCACCACGATCCGGACCGCACCCGGCAGGGACCGTCCGGCCTGCGCCAGCGCCCGCCACATGGCGGGCGACTGGGCGTTCCGCTTCTCCGGGCGCACCAGTGCGACCGTGGCCACCGGGCCCTCGATGGTGAGCCGGACACCGTCCTGCTCCAGCACGGTGTCGCGGGCAGGCCGGTGCACGGCTTCCGGCGTGGTCATGGGAGCCTCCGGTCGGGGTGGGGCACGGTGCAGCCCACGCTAGACCAAGCGACTGCACAGTAACCACCCCGGCCGAACGGCGAATCCGGCCGGACAAACACCGTGCCGACACCGTGCCGACCGGGATACCGGACCCC
Encoded proteins:
- a CDS encoding Asp23/Gls24 family envelope stress response protein, with amino-acid sequence MSDTASTGVGSGGEPRRTSVTKRGGGDPGSRGRTTIADGVVEKIAGLAARDVVGVHAMGSGLSRTFGAVRDRVPGGGKASVSRGVKAEVGEVQTALDLEIVVDYGVSISDVARAVRENVISAVERMTSLEVVEVNIAVSDVKLPDEEDEEPESRLQ
- a CDS encoding enoyl-CoA hydratase/isomerase family protein encodes the protein MTTPEAVHRPARDTVLEQDGVRLTIEGPVATVALVRPEKRNAQSPAMWRALAQAGRSLPGAVRIVVLRAEGRSFSAGLDRQAFTPEGFEGEPSFLDLARSDDAALDAVIAEYQEAFTWWRRPDLISVAAVQGHAVGAGFQLALACDLRIVAEDAQFAMRETGLGLVPDLTGTHPLVSLVGYARALEICVTGRFVHAEEAERTGLANLVVPGAELDSAVADLTTALLAGPRDAVVETKALLQGAVTRSYEEQRTAERAAQARRLRDLAGLGD